One genomic window of Plasmodium coatneyi strain Hackeri chromosome 12, complete sequence includes the following:
- a CDS encoding ATP-dependent Clp protease adaptor protein ClpS containing protein has translation MCDFQKAFFFSLLCFFLCKSSTYLCSKIYATRQWKFISASGTVGDHSRSSSRCVFKGPKLKGRKKFIQAQDNSNLEKIKKLRNVVKEIKKDNIKEFYSEERQKREKETTAWKVILYNDDIHNFTYVTDMIVKVIGQISKAKAHTITVEAHSTGQALILSTWRSQAERYCEELQKNGLTVSIIHESQLKEKKKGPDAGS, from the exons atgtgtgatTTTCaaaaagctttttttttttcgttactctgtttttttttatgtaagaGCAGTACATATTTGTGTAGCAAAATATACGCCACCCGACAGTGGAAGTTCATTAGTGCATCTGGCACAGTTGGGGATCATagcagaagcagcagcagATGTGTCTTTAAGGGCCCTAAG ctgaagggaaggaaaaaatttattcagGCTCAGGATAACTCCAACttggagaaaataaagaaactCAG AAACGTAGTAAAGGAAATCAAAAAAGACAACATAAAGGAATTCTACAGCGAAGAGAGACAGAAGAGAGAAAAGGAGACCACCGCGTGGAAAGTCATCCTGTATAACGACGATATTCACAA TTTCACCTACGTAACGGACATGATCGTAAAGGTAATTGGGCAGATAAGCAAGGCAAAGGCACACACCATCACGGTAGAGGCCCATAGCACAGGTCAGGCTCTCATTTTATCAACTTGGAGATCGCAAGCGGAAAGATACTGTGAAG aACTGCAGAAAAACGGCCTTACCGTTTCGATCATTCATGAGAGTCagctgaaggagaagaagaaaggtccCGACGCAGGTTCGTAA
- a CDS encoding KIR-like protein, which yields MLGLLGVVYVKEGKRIIVETCTLETITEKLTLQNGFYTNFESDGGGGHRGGVSGTNLTSQLTSSCSNCSKIIDDAAKIENAHLYACMQTKDKSSTGDSAPCRFFYYWFGHKYWNDLNGNALSTILDKIYEALKTSSCTDGKKCDFKYKDLENQTIFDHMKIIFDYFNDYEGVQSLLSTHGTTCAEKWSTYWETLSSACNKVKQHCASESDHNSKQYCTDFNSTYAVHCDTAKLPQKMAELITNIQREAQAAQIAATKEKEEAVSKATTTSSLSSIFGTLGMTVAPFVLYKYKPWSSWFGNHTSGNGRSRRTNRRRSTRNEFDTLAEVSTVDFTASSEANSTIDNSTTVRPTAYIGQRTKGRTNNNAGGRGMVGYQNM from the exons atgttagggttgttaggggtggtatatgtgaaggaggggaaaaggatAATCgtagaa ACGTGCACACTAGAAACAATTACTGAGAAGTTAACTTTACAAAATGGGTTCTATACAAATTTCGAGAGCGATGGAGGAGGGGGTCACAGGGGCGGGGTTAGTGGTACAAATTTGACGTCCCAATTAACTAGCTCCTGTTCGAACTGTTCAAAAATTATTGACGATGCTGCAAAAATCGAAAACGCCCACTTATACGCATGTATGCAGACTAAAGATAAGAGTTCCACAGGTGATAGTGCTCCTTGccgctttttttattattggttcgGACACAAATACTGGAACGACTTAAATGGTAATGCGCTATCAACAATTTTGGATAAAATTTACGAAGCGCTGAAAACATCTTCCTGCACTGATGGGAAGAAGTGTGATTTTAAATACAAAGATCTTGAGAACCAAACTATTTTTGATCATATGAAAATCATATTCGATTATTTCAACGATTATGAAGGGGTACAGAGTTTACTAAGTACGCATGGTACCACCTGTGCGGAAAAATGGTCAACCTATTGGGAAACACTTTCTTCAGCATGTAATAAAGTGAAACAACATTGTGCATCAGAGTCTGATCATAACAGTAAGCAATATTGTACCGACTTCAATAGTACCTATGCTGTACATTGTGATACAGCTAAGCTCCCCCAAAAGATGGCGGAACTAATAACAAATATCCAACGTGAAGCACAAGCAGCGCAAATAGCAGCCactaaagaaaaagaagaagctgtaagtaaagccaccaccacttcctccctttcttctatatttggCACACTCGGAATGACAGTCGCTCCTTTCGTATTGTATAAG TATAagccatggtcttcttggtttggtaaccacacttctggaaatggaaggagcagaagaaCTAATAGAAGAAGATCCACCAGGAATGAATTCGACACATTAGCGGAAGTTTCAACAGTGGATTTTACAGCAAGTTCGGAAGCAAATTCCACAATAGACAATTCTACTACCGTTCGTCCTACCGCCTACATAGGACAACGCAcgaagggaagaacaaataataatgcggggggtcgcgggatggtaggttatcaaaacatgtaa
- a CDS encoding KIR protein, producing the protein MASGLGRTFKESVAKISGGVPKNKGHYECLLFCNCIGTEIRGKLGAHEPKVVMNEVYNKLEKFTSQGNCTNLYPDISWDIFERGKKIFDCNYDYATLQGKKENTYTRCLRYKENLDDAKEAYRKVKEICTDGGTDKYCREFLKKNGDQKYKQPQELTCPEEEKTLSDSDSEEQSDYDGTGTEGILGSKQLEKVKSELKEYQELERGSKDCDNGSKVRELGGILTSYTLVQNGAQEIVDAWCYAHKKWAVSLPKDDLCYALYFWIGHTILENRKYADDLWGIMKAIYPKLTTWKPIKGCDSVGTKIDEDTFNERKQVFEYIQQCKIMKKQLEQSRRSASSNNKAKCEQSYYTHLEDVIKKLTAEETKCKQEQGGSANDPYCKRFLAMCQQCDPKDLSKLKCEKVEPKTEESTTSNYQAPSTEDTITSPSEGSNNTTTTIAVPSALAAVGLPTIAAFLLYKYNILPSWFHNTFGNSTGRSRNSNKRRNRRSTNSNFSALTDDDTLTTINSSEYSIPYTSSST; encoded by the exons ATGGCCTCAGGATTGGGAAGAACATTTAAGGAGTCAGTGGCAAAAATATCAGGAGGTGTCCCGAAGAACAAGGGACATTATGAATGCCTATTGTTCTGCAATTGCATTG gtacTGAGATCAGGGGGAAGTTAGGTGCTCACGAACCTAAAGTAGTTATGAATGAAGTGTACAATAAGCTGGAAAAATTCACATCTCAGGGTAATTGCACTAACTTATATCCTGATATTAGCTGGGATATTTTTgaacgaggaaaaaaaatattcgacTGCAACTATGACTATGCCACATtgcaagggaaaaaggaaaatacatatacCCGTTGTCTAAGGTATAAAGAAAACTTAGACGATGCTAAGGAAGCATATaggaaagtgaaggaaatatgTACGGATGGTGGTACTGATAAATATTGTAGggaatttttaaagaaaaatggggacCAGAAATATAAGCAACCACAAGAATTAACATGCccagaggaggagaagacaCTATCTGACAGTGATTCAGAAGAACAATCTGACTATGATGGAACAGGGACGGAAGGAATATTAGGG AGTAAGCAGttggaaaaagtgaaatcAGAATTAAAGGAGTATCAGGAATTAGAAAGGGGTTCAAAGGATTGTGATAATGGTAGTAAGGTCAGAGAATTAGGGGGAATATTAACATCATATACTCTTGTTCAGAATGGTGCTCAGGAAATTGTGGATGCTTGGTGTTATGCACATAAGAAATGGGCCGTCAGTTTACCCAAGGATGATCTTTGTTATGCATTATATTTCTGGATAGGACATACAATATTGGAAAATCGGAAGTATGCTGATGATTTATGGGGCATTATGAAGGCCATTTATCCAAAATTAACAACATGGAAACCTATAAAGGGGTGCGATAGCGTGGGCACGAAAATTGACGAGGACACTTTCAATGAGAGGAAACAAGTGTTTGAATACATTCAGCAGtgcaaaattatgaaaaaacaaTTAGAGCAGAGCAGAAGGAGCGCTTCGTCTAACAACAAAGCAAAGTGCGAACAGAGTTATTATACTCACTTAGAAGATGTGATAAAAAAACTTACAGCTGAGGAAACTAAATGTAAACAGGAACAGGGTGGTAGTGCTaatgatccatattgtaagAGATTCTTAGCAATGTGTCAACAATGCGATCCTAAGGACCTGTCcaaattaaaatgtgaaaaagtaGAACCAAAAACCGAAGAGTCTACAACATCCAACTATCAGGCACCCTCCACTGAGGACACAATCACCTCCCCCTCTGAAGGTAGCAACAatactaccaccaccattgcagttccttctgcattagctgcagtaggtttaccaacaattgctgcattccttctttacaag TATAACAtcctaccttcttggttcCATAATACTTTTGGTAACTCTACTGGAAGGAGCAGAAATAGcaataaaaggaggaacagaaGATCAACCAACTCTAACTTTAGTGCATTGACCGAcgacgacacattaacaacaataaattcgtccgaatattcaaTCCCATATACCTCATCATCCACCTAG